A stretch of Strix aluco isolate bStrAlu1 chromosome 16, bStrAlu1.hap1, whole genome shotgun sequence DNA encodes these proteins:
- the CHURC1 gene encoding protein Churchill has product MCGGCVGTEYPERGTTCLEGGSFLLNFVGCAQCGRRDFVLLGNRAAGLHGGEEIVTYDHLCKNCHHLIARHEYTFSVVDDYQEYTMLCLLCGRAEDSISILPDDPRQMTPLF; this is encoded by the exons atgtGCGGGGGTTGCGTGGGCACCGAGTACCCGGAGCGG GGCACCACCTGCCTGGAGGGCGGCTCCTTCCTCCTTAACTTCGTGGGGTGCGCGCAGTGCGGCCGCCGGGACTTCGTGCTGCTCGGCAACCGGGCTGCCGGCCTGCACGGCGGGGAGGAGATCGTCACCTACGACC ACCTCTGCAAGAACTGCCACCACCTCATCGCGCGCCACGAGTACACCTTCAGTGTGGTGGATGACTACCAG GAATACACCATGCTGTGCCTGCTCTGCGGCCGGGCCGAGGACTCCATCAGCATCCTTCCTGACGACCCTCGCCAGATGACCCCGCTCTTCTAA